Below is a genomic region from Eupeodes corollae chromosome 1, idEupCoro1.1, whole genome shotgun sequence.
CatgtaaggaaaaaagaaagaagatgaagaaaattTAGCGGTATTCTTAAATTGAAGTAAAGATTCAGCCGAGTTTGGGGCTATAACGAGGAAACTTAATGGAAATTCTAAAGTAAAAGTTTCAGCAGCAGTGTCATTGCAAGCCTTAAGTTATCATTCTGCTTcacttttaaattcttcaacaCAAATCTTGGAGTTATGCTCCACCATTAACTTGGATTGAGAAACTAGATAAGAATATAACTGAAAATGAAGTGAGTTGTGTTCTTCAAAGTCTTAAAGATGGCAAGGAAGCTGTATCAAATGGTATACCAGgtgatacaaaaataacacaaattcGCTTAAGACCAAATTAACAGATGCCCTTAATATTATGCTCAAATTTGGAACGTTCCCCGATCACTTCTTTGAAGCCTTAATAATGCCAAACCACAAGAAGGGTGATGTTAAAGACCCTAcaaattatagaggaatatcgTTTCTGAATGCagccttaaaaatattcacaGTCGTTCCTCACGAAAGATTGAACAGTTGGGTGTAAGATAAAAACAAGCTAAGCGATAAAACTTTGTGCTTCGTTCACTTGCgcagtataaaaaaaaactgtacgcCTTTTTTGTCGCTTTCAGAGCAGCTTTTGATTCTATCAATAGAAACGCTTTACTATACAAGCTATTTAACCTGGGAGTGTCAActaatttttgtcaacattattgaaaaacatacatttataatggaaaacaaaaaatcagagAGGATTTAAGTGAAGCAAGGAGTGAGACAAAGCTGTACTTTTTCTAGATGATTTGGCTGAGTATCTCAATTGTGGAGTGGAGTTTGCTAACAAACGGATCAAAGTGATcatgtatgcagatgacattgtcATTCATCCGGCGTCACCGACTGCTCTACAGTTGATGATAAATAAACTGGAAGAATGTTGCCAAATGTGGAATCTTGAATCTTTTATTCGGCAAAATGAAAAGTCCTGGTTTTTAAGAATGGAACAACGGGCAGAGACGAGCAATGGAAATATGGCGAAAAAACTTTAGACGTAGAtaagtcttatttttatttaggaaCGGagtttactttcaatttaaaattagaaaaacatctCAAAAGCAAACTAAATAAGGCTTAATCGGCAATAtgtttaaattggaaaaaatttataataagaaGCTAATAGCAACAGAGTTAAAATATAGAATGTTTAATGCTACTGCCCAAGCTACCCTCTTTTATGGATGGGGAGTATAGAAGTATAAACTAGTTGAAAACCTATTACGATTTTtcttaaggaaaatattttttctgccGATAAATAccccaaaatatatgtattatttggAAACTGGTCTTCCGTCAGTGTTTATTTCAACACTTAAACTAAATGTTGACTACATTGTGAGAGTATTAAATAAGGACGAGAAAGATAATGGAGTATgcgattcaaacaaaaaagctgGTTGTAAAAGATTGGAACTTGTTAGCTGCAGCAACTATGTTCTGTAACTAAGACAATAACTTTTCGCATcgttaaaaaatgaaacaactcATTCCTTAGTTATCACCTCTGGAAAAAATCGGGTTTCTGTAATTGAACGCGATAAGTTCAATTTTCAAACTATTCTGACTGGAATATCCATTGGAAGGCGATAAGTTGAACTGTCAATcttctgtcaaataaaaaaaagaaagttctaaaataattgatattgaGTTAAAGTGaagaaatattaatatataaaatatatctactatttttgcaataattttattgtCGGAAATGGACCAACGACGCAACAAAAAGCGAATACACCGGCGAAGACTTCGGGATAATACTAACCCATTTGAAATGCCAGAAGAGCGATTTCGGGAGTTGTACCGACTTAGTCGGGATGCAGCGCGCATTCTCGTTGAAAAAATGCGTCCACATATGAGGCAGGGACAGAGGACAACCTTTATCCCCATCCCTGTTCGTATCTGTGCGGCACTGCATTTTTTTGCGTCTGGGTCCTACCAAAGGGACGTTGGGCACGACTTTGCAGCAGCACGAACTGCATTTTTTTGCGTCTGGGTCCTACCAAAGGGACGTTGGGCACGACTTTGCAGCAGCACGAACTAAGGTGTAGCCGAAGTATCCAAAATACTTCAGGACAAGCTAGCGGACAAGTGGATAATTCCCCAGAGAAGAGGAATACGATTCAATAAAGCAaatgtaaatttgaaaaatatttttgaacttattattattatacatatgtaaattattattagatttttcaatGAGAACGGATTTCCCGGAGTTATTGGGGCTGTTGACTGCACCCATGTGAGGATCCAAAaaccaaatattgaaatcgaaGCATGCTACCTCAACAGAAAAGGATACCACTCGAAAAATGTCCAGTTGGTAAATATATTCTTAAGAACTTAAAATCttagttttaatgaaaattgcTTTTAGGTTTGTGACTTCAACCTGAAAATTCTTAGTGTGATAGCAAAGTTTGGAGGATCCTCACATGATTCCTATATATGGGATGGATCTCAAGTGAAATCTTTGCTTGAACGACGCTATGTAGCTTGTGATTCGGGGGAACACAGCTCTTGGCTGTTCCGGTGCCTTAAATTGGGATTATGCTATTCTCCGCCAGCAGCAGGAAGAATAATTAATGCATGCTGTATGCTGCATAACTTCCGATTAAAGCACGAAATGCTTCCACCCATCTACGAGCAGCCACGGTGATTCTAGACCGCATCAagagaaattttaattaatatgtcTCAAAATATTCCTAAGGAAACACTATACACTAccctattttaaaaattactaaataaaaaaaaaaaagaaaaattatagaaaatcaTCCTTGATTTCGTATTATTTTCTCTTCAAGTTCTTGTAAGTTTTTGAtatgtaaatgtcattttaaaacCAATCGCTTCTTTTGGATAATTCAAACGCTTCTGAGTCTTAATTTAGATCCTATACATGGTACTAAAATCCATTTTCGATTCAAGctgatattacaaaaaaaattccatatAGGAATAGTTTCGTCATTTCGTATACAATCCTTGAGCATTAGGAAACTATTTTCATATggtgtttttttgaaatatttgttggaattaaaaaaaattgtttttgaaatgcagCATAACACTTAATTTGTGACTCAGAAGCGTTTGAATTATCCAAATCGAGCAAATATTTTTCGAGTGACATTGAAATTTCACTGAAATTCTGATAAGTGTTAGTTGGAAAACAATGTCACTCGAAAAGTACCAATGTTTTCTTAAGGAATGAAAAACGAAGTGCAAGTCTTTATAAATATATCCTATaggcttatttttattttaacaaaataataaaaaaaaacatccttaaaaaaaataaaaatagtgaatccaataaaataaataaacttcataaaacatacaaacagtaaaataaatatatatacttaaaaaaaaaacaaacaaatcacatGGAGAGAGTTAGTTACATATAAAGAGCTTACattccctttttttttttaaaaaaaatccagaatttccttgattatttttaaaatttcgtcgAGCTTTTTTTCGACGGAGCTTTGCATGGCCCTTGCTTCCTCCAAAGCATTTGCATACCCAATATTTTGGGTCTTCTTAACTTTTAGAGGTTTAGGGGCCTCGTCTTCATCTAGTTCAATTTCTAGATTCTAtacataaaaaaatagattagaattcaatttaataaagaatGATTTGTAGGTATCGTATTCATTGAGTGCTACTTCTATTCCCAATTCAGGGGTTGAACCATCCCCATCAACGGCATCAATTGTTATGATCGACAAAACTTTTTCATCCATATCACTGAGTGGTCGAGGTCACCACCAGTTTTATTCATAAACACCCTTTGCTCGCTGGCTTGTACCGATTCTCACCGTTTCTCGAAGAATTTTATCGATGCGATAGTTACAGAACATGGGTCCTGGACTCTAAATTGGAGTATGAAGCGGTTCAATTAAAGAAGATGCTTTATTAAGTAATATCCGTCACTGATGAGAATAAAGGGTATGCGCACATTGAAAAAGCTCGTTCATCAACGGGAAggcaatattatttaaagtgcGTATTTATTCGTAGGCGCTTGTCCAATGCTGACGGAGATAGGACATgttcactttgaaaaaaaactttctgtAAGTTTAAGAGGTTATGAACTATCTGAATGGTGCGAACTGGATGCACCTTTACGAATTCTACAAAGAAGAGATAAAATACAATGCCCGAATCATTGATGAATATTTTTGATTCAGATCAATAACAGGCATAGGAATCCATTTAtcgaattaatttttgttttgattctaCTAATCTAAAAGTGCTAAATGTTTTTGACTATATTGAAAACCATCTcaaattgtgttttaatttcgattaaattcattggaattcaattaaattatgtaaaatattttgatttaactaatctaaaagtcctaaaaatttgttttcactaaactaaaaaaaattaaataaaatgtgtattttgatttaaCTAGTTTAAAA
It encodes:
- the LOC129944546 gene encoding putative nuclease HARBI1; this translates as MYYLETGLPSVFISTLKLNVDYIVRVLNKDEKDNGVCDSNKKAGCKRLELVSCSNYVLFFNENGFPGVIGAVDCTHVRIQKPNIEIEACYLNRKGYHSKNVQLVCDFNLKILSVIAKFGGSSHDSYIWDGSQVKSLLERRYVACDSGEHSSWLFRCLKLGLCYSPPAAGRIINACCMLHNFRLKHEMLPPIYEQPR